The Branchiostoma lanceolatum isolate klBraLanc5 chromosome 19, klBraLanc5.hap2, whole genome shotgun sequence DNA segment CAGCAGGGAAGCAGAAGTTACGCGTCATCAGCGACTTCGATCAGACTCTCAGTCGCTACGCCTTCAACGGCGTGAGGTGTCCAATGAGTCACGACGTCATCGCACAATCCAACCTTATGTCCGAGCCAACCCGGGCAAAGGTTAAAAAGGTTGTGGATTATTATTACCCAAAAGAGATCTCCCTAACCATCCCTATGTCTGAGAAGATTCAGCTGATGGTCGACTTCTGGACACAAATCCACGACATCTTTCTGGCGTCCGATCTGAACCAACAAGACATCTCTTCCACCATACGCGGCTCCAGCCCGCCACTACGGGAAGGCTGCGACGCCTTCATGAGCACGCTTCACCGCCATGATGTCCCGCTACTCGTGTTTTCCGCTGGGCTCGGAGACGTCATCCAAGAAATGTTCGCGAagtacaacatggtgtattcaaACTGCCGCGTTGTTTCGAATTTCATGAAGTTCGATGGCGCCGGGAAGCTTGTCGGTTTCCACGATCCGTTGATCCACATCTTCTACAAGAATAAAAGCGTGCTTCCAGACGAGAGCTACTTCACCGACCAACGAGAGCGTACGAACGTCATTCTTCTCGGAGACTCGCCGGGAGATCTACAGATGGCAGACGGCGTGCCGAATGTTGAGAACGTGTTGAAGATCGGATATCTGAACGCGCATCTGGAGAGGCTGGACACGTTTACTGAGCTGTACGACATTGTGCTTGTCCAGGATGAAACCATGGATGTGGTGAACTCACTACTGAAAAAGATCTTAGATGATCACCTCAGAGAATCCTGATATTTTGCAATGCTTTTAGTAGAAtgatccagtattagattatactgaattatattatatttttgaTGCTAGAAATGTCAGTATTTTTTAAGATATTTTGGCAAGGAGATTATATTTTTACCACAATTAGTTTATTTGTAAACTGATTAACTCAATAAGTTATGAGTAGACATTCCATTTGAGATTGTCTTGGTATAAGGACAATGGTTTGGGAGTTTTGGAAAAGATTAGGAAATACAACTTTAACCATAGTTATTACATTTCAACTGGAAGAATGGGATTGAATAAAAAAGCACTGCACAATAAAAAGGTGAGGAACATAAATGCATGGGTGCTTCATTGTTTACTTTGTTATGTCCCATATGGGCTTGGATGACACTGTAAACAAAATAATATACTTCTACTTGCATACAGCCCTCACGCATGTAGTTGCCATAAACTTTGTACATAAAAGTTACAACAGTCACCTCAGTATCTAAATCAAATAGTGCTGTTAATACAATGGCAATGCCTATAAAACTGAAAAGATTATATGTGCACATATAAAAGTGCACATTCAAGTATTTTGAGAAAGATTTGAGAGCCAAAATAGGAGCTAAATCACACAGTACATCATCAACACACAAGGTCAAATAGATATTCATGTCATttatttgagctgtctgaaaaATTACCAAACCATATTAGGGTTATAGTTTTAGCTTATCATCAAAATGCACTAAACGAAAGTGTTAATTATAATGTACTGCAAATTGCAATTAATAACTTACTGTATATCTGCAAATTGGTAGACAATACCAAGCATGTGTGCACTTACTACACTGGTACTGTTCTTTTAAGTTAAAGTAGCAACACTTTTAGTAAAGGAATTTCAGTGTTGTGATAAAACAAATCAGTTTACCATTTCTGTAGAGAAATTGCTGCTGGCCATGTGTCAACACAACACGGAGGATTACTGTTTCTTCTGTAATTAGAACTGTTTGCCATAGCTTTCACACACTATGTCATCCATAACTACACTAAATTATCCACTGTCTATACTACATCCTTTTCTATCTTTGAATGACTCAGTCACACAGGACAAACATATGTACTCATGATGTCTGCAGTTGGCTAAACATATTTTGTCTTTGAGATTGAAACAAAAGTCTTCATTGTTGGTATTTACATCTGCTGTTTAGTAATAACCACATACCCAGGCCCATTATTTGCCCCATTCTGACCACTTGTGTTAGAACCAGAGTTAAATGAACCTCCCCCTCATCCACCACTTTGCAAACAAAAATACCCCATGAggaaccccctcccccaccccctccaccaCCAAACCCATAACTTCCGCCCCCTCCCCCGAACCCACCATCAGCACCATTGTGTGTGCCCTGTCCTCCTTCACCACCATTGATAAATGCCTTCCCACCTTTCTCACTAATCCCATAAAGATCAATGCTTCCATCGTCATTCAGTCCTCCTCCACCCCCACCCCTGCCACTATATCCTTGTACTTCTGGAAAACTCTTATTACCATTTTTAGACACAGTCCCGTCACACAGGGTATTACGAGTCTGTAGCCCTGCCCCTCCTCCTCCACCCCCGGCAATAATGATTGCCTTGCAATTGTTCAATCGTCcatcagttacaaatgtaccaCCCCCTCCTCCTACACCTGCTCCAGACTTGTCCCCGTCACCTTCTTGTCCCACCAGGATCCTCAGACCCTGACCTATtaagaaataaaaatgtatttgatGATTTTACAGGGAGGTCTTTCACGGTGATTCTGTTTTGTCCACAAATCAACATCATATAGTCTGCTAACTTGGGACGTTCAACAAAATGTCCAACAGTTGCTACAGTTAAAATGTCCCACCTTGTTTGAGTTGGAATGTTCCCCTCAGTACGGCACCCCGACCTCGAGCAGACTTTGGGTCACCCTGCAGCAGCTCCTGATAAAAAGGcagcaaacaaacatttttttattttcttttttattatttattttcCATCCagcaacataaacaacacagtcaGTAATTCAGTAACATAAATTAGTGTCATATACAAACTGACGTCAGTAATTCAtgtcaacaacacaaaaaaacaccataACTTGTCATATAGAAACAGTGtcatataaaacaaaactttctcCGTCCAGTAACAAGTGtcatatacaaaagaaaactttgtccattcaataacataatttcaatcaaaacatagataatagtgtcatttgaaaaactgaaacacaactgaaaataaCTTATGGTACAAGGTCAAAAGAAACCTTGGGTCACGAACAATGCTCCAGTAGTTCGGTAGGGTAGACAAGGAAAATGTTGGGAAAATAATAATAGAAGGTAAGTCCAGCTGAAGCGTTGAAATCCAAATCCAGATCCCTCCGGTTGATGTTGAGGTGGGAGGGGGCTTTGTTGTGAACACAATAGCTGGTTTCAAAGACTTCACAGACCACTGAATGTATGTTTGAATAATGGTCTATTACATAAGCGAATAATGTCGATGGATCTGACCAATATCACAGAATTACATCATGCTTAAAGTTTTCTGACACACAGTTCAGCTCCAGGAAACATGCCATTtaccaaaatatttcaaaaagcgCGCGCCTCAATCAATCGAAGTGACGTATTTCCAAGTCTAGAGTTCAAAGTTCAACTTAATTCTTCTCAGTTGGAGACTGCATACACGCGTCAGAATGGCGGAGGCCGTTCTGAGCCAAATCTCAGGCGAATTTCTGGAATGTGCGATCTGCCTGGAGTCCTTTAAGGACCCCAAGATCCTGCcgtgtcttcacaccttctgcAAGGGCTGTCTTGGGAAGTTCTTGGCGAAGGAAGGTGACGTGAAGGGAAAGTTTCCCTGTCCAACATGTCGGACCGAAACCGTGCTTTCGGAGGGCGGTGTCGCTGGGCTCAAAGACAACTTCTTTGTGCTGAGCTTGAGGGACACCGTAGAGGCTCAAAAGAGTTTGGTCAGCAAGGAGGATGACAATTTCCATTGCGATGTTtgcgaagaagaagaagcaagcGGTGGCTGTGAGATCTGTGAAGAGTTCTTGTGTGATGAGTGCTCTCGGGCCCACCGTCGAGCCAAACGCACACGCGAGCATGAAGTCATCGGCGTGGCGGAGCTAAAAGAAAAGCGACTCGCCAAGATGAGTTCCATCAAGTCAAAATCACTGCCTATCTGTCCAAATCACGACGACGAGAAGTTGAAGTTTTTCTGTGAGTCGTGCCTGCGCCCCATCTGCCGAGGTTgtacggtactgcagcacagaGACCACAAGTACGGCTACCTGGCAAACGTCGTTGGTGACTTCAGGGTCAAGATCAAGGACACACTAGAAGCTGCCAAACCAAAGATCGATGAATACAGAGATGTTGCAAGTGTCCTAGCCATGAAGCAAGCTGAGCTTGACAACAAGAGTAAGAAAGCCGCAGATGATATAGATGCAGCTGCAGACAAAGAGACCAAGTATTTCAGTGGCCTTATCATAGGCAAGCAGACAGAACTCAAAGAACAGTTAGCAACAGACATTGCAGCCCGTTCCAAACAGCTCTCTGCCACATCAGATAGTGTTGAGAGCACCCTAGGCTGTCTGTCCAGCACAGTGGACTTCTCGCAGAAAGTCGTGGAGCATGGCAGTGACTTTGACGTCATGAACGTGTACGCTGACGTCACGGCGCGGCTAGCATCTCTACTGAAATGTCCAACTCCGGACATCCCTGACGACATCAGTGACGTCACGTTCCATCCTCAGATGAAGAGGAAAGTCAGGGAAATTGACCTTGGTAATATTGTTGGTGCGACCTCCAGCATAACTGGTAAGCTTGCGTCGAAGGCACTCAAGTTTGGTCTTTCGAATAATATCTACTAAAACATAATTCTTCCACCAGGGCATATAATTctgtcaccctgaaaagatacgtccaaaaagatcttcaacccaacgtcccccagtttaATGTACTCCagacctgtatatctaaactgtgaatacctggggatgctgcactagagatctctcaaacccactgtttttcaaagcggcggatttatgtaacccggcagattgatgttaatggaggttaccatATTGGTACAATTGATTGGTGTTCTTAAATGTCAGTATAATAAAACGACAATTGATACTTTTTCGCAGATCGACCTGTTGCTGAGGAAGAAACAGTACAGGACCAGACTACTGTCTGTATGAAGTTCACCACCCTGGGGGCCACCGGCCGTCTGGGCCCCACTACCCTGGGGAACCACTACAGGGGACATCGGTATGAACACCTGGTGACGCTACATAACGGGATACAGCGCTTCTCTATACCAGAGACAGGAACCTACATCATAGAGGCAGCGGGTGAGGGAGTTTGttttaactgtacatgtagatgtgatgAATGTCATGCTTGTTGTGTTTAGTAAAAGCTAGGAAGTTGGTTCAGTATTTTACtcaattgtttgtttgctgcCTTTTTATCAGGAGCTGCTGCAGGGTGGGGTCCATTTGACCCAAATTCTGCTCGAGGTCGGGGTGCCGTACTGAGGGGAACTTTCCAACTCAAACAAGGTGTGACATCTTTAACAATAGCACCTGTTACTTTAGTGTTTGAGTTTAAACGTCTTAAGGTAGCAGACCATTATGCTGACTTGTagacaaaacagaaacattaaGTACAAGAAATCGGAgacctcatacatgtatctctatgaaatcttctgattatgcaaatgacttccacatttaaataatctatgcttggtcatgtatatacacacagacaaacacacagacacagccaAAGAATATCTACTGAAATATCTCCCTGTAGAATCATcaaatacacatttttttttcttgtaggTGAAGGTCTGAAGATTCTGGTTGGACAAGAAGGTGCTGAGAGTGAATCTGGAGCAGGGGTTGGAGGAGGGGGTGGTACATTTGTTGTCAGCCCATCGGACAATCCACTCATTGTTGccgggggtgggggaggggcgTCAGGGGTACAGACTCGTAACCCCCTGTGTGACGGGACTGTGTCTCAGAATGGCAATAAGAGTTATGGAGGAACTGTGAGGGAGGGAGGAAGTAATGGGTTTGGAGCACCATATAATTATGGTGGAGGAGGCCTGAAGATTcaaagtaactgttacagtactgagAAAGGTGGGAAGGCCTTTGCCAGTGGGGGGGTTGGAGGACAGGGCAAACACAACAATGCTGATGGTGGGTTTGGTGGAGGGGAAGGAGGTTGTGGATTTGgtggaggagggggtgggggagggggttacTCTGGGGGTGCCATGGGTGAATTCTGTTTGCAAAGCggtggaggagggggaggtTCCTACAACTGTGGTGAAGATAAAAGTGGTGAGAATGGGGCAAATGATGAACCAGGGTATGTGGTCATTACCAAGTAGAAACAGATTCCCAAGTAGAAAtctatgagaaaaaaaaacaaaaaaattattttaacaAAACAGTTGAAACAACTTGATGGTGATTTATAGTTTAATCTACAAGCTGTGATGTATTAAAAAAAGCGTAAAACCTGTAAATATGGTTTTTGTTCCACATCATACCTATGATCTGCTATCATCATAGCGTGTCTTGTTACTAAATGGTTTGACGAGTTAGACAATTTTTCATCATGAAGCTACCTCTATCCACATGTAAGATTGTAGCAAACATAGTCATGTGGAGTAAACGGCAAACAAACAACTGATAACCTGACTTagcacacaatgtataatacactgtaaatatgttacTATGACAACCAGTATCTTTATGTGATATGTGGTTTAATCTTgaaccatcctgccagtctatGTACtgtaacacaatgtcatatactCTTTGGAGCCAACATTGTAACATGTGTAATATATTATGCTGTAACATTGATGTATATTGTgaataaaatgtgaaaaaaaacatagtCATAGGCGTTTTGGTTGTAAAGACCTTAAATTATTTTGGATGGATGGAAAGTTTGTGAAgtagaaaaaagtgaaaaacatTTTCGAAGGATGTAATAAGTATATGCACCagtatacaatatatatcaCAGATTAGACCAGATAGAAGTAGTGTGAACAACAAGAGAAAAATTACAACTCATGAACACAAGAAACAGAGTGAATAATTGTGTCATTTATTCTAACTGTCTGAGGAAAATATTACAGTGCAGACACATGCTGTAGATCATTAAGTTATATTATGTGAATACAACATACCTACAAATCTCCGCAAATCACAAGGAAATCACACCTGGGGATAAGACAGGACCAgagaaacattaagaaaaagaAGTTTTATACACTAAAGGACATTGTATATGCAAGATCAGCCTCATTGTCATTAATGTAAgaaatacagtcatgtacaatgTCCCCACTGAAATTCTGTTGGCATTGCTCCAATACAAGTACAGGACTGGTatgttgtatttcttttgttAACCTTGATCATGACCCCGAATTCCCTTACAAATAAAGAAAGATTAGGGCTTTAATACACATAGACTGTATGATGAGTAACTATACACTGTTTTTCTCTCCTATTTCAATTATCTAAATGAGCACTTGAACCAATATTCCCGCAATCACAACAGTAACTGTGCAAGGGTTTTTCTCTTATGAAATGTTTGTTCCATCTGCAAAGCAGGCGAATAAAACTACAACACTTTCTCTTCTCGCTGTACTATTACTATCAAAAATGATTCTCATACAAAATGCAGATGATTACCTGAAGACATATCATAACACTGTGAATATATACAAAGTAGGTCTCCCACAATTAAAACCCCTATTTGTGAAATGAAAACCACCATCTAGTTGattactaaatatcatcaatattttaaTAAGTGATATTTATACCCATATTGAAAAATATCTATCAAAATTAGAATACCATAAATTTTCGAATACCTTAACCTaccaaaaaaaagaatcaaaatCATCATACGGCCTTCGTAGAAATGTTTGATGGTCAATCTTGATGTAGTTACTACCTTACTGAGTCTATCGGGTCTTTATAACATCTAGTTAAAAAGTGGTGGAAATAAAAGCAATGTGTCTTTGACTCCACTGGAAATGGATATTATAAGTCGATTATCAATCAATATTGACACTATCTGGTCAAACTCACCtttaacacacaaaaaaaggccTGATAAAACAAGAGAACGGAGTTAAAAATCTAACTACCACCTTTTTGACATTCTATAATGAAACAACCCTAAGAAGAATAATACCTAATTTCAGTTGCAGGGTTAGAGATGTATGTAAGAGCTTGCTGTATACAGATACAATACACTGATTCCCCTACATATCTATGTTAACAATTATGGTGAATTTCTATTAATTCCACAAGGGTTATACgagttttgtaacttttgtatcCCAACGTTGTGACTCTTCAGGAATAGTGGTAGTCTTTTGCAACATGGCAAGGTAAGAGTTGGGGAAACAGTGCactaaacacacacatgtacaagtactaAACACATTAACTTATTACAACTTACAGATAGCGGTTgtataaattacatgtatatgtaacgttacctaccaaATTTTCAAAAGGGTGTCTAAGGCACACTACGATTTTGAATTCATTTTTCAAGCATTgctttatacattgtatttcattaaCCAAAAAGACCTGAATACcaaaacatgtactgtaaatcttagaatgtttgcgatggttttattttcttgcaATGACCTCTCCACCATAAATTTATGATACTGCAATTATGCTTTTCCAAtcatgtattactactgtaatactgtactatagaattgttGCAAATCATTAAACTGTGATTATGATACAGAAAAGTTCACCATAAACACATTACCTAAAATGTGGTCATAACATACCCTTTAAAAAAATCTCTTCTTTTACAAATTACTGGACAGTATAATTTACAACAATTTCTAAGATTGCCTGACTGTCTCAGAATTTCGCAGAAATCTAAGGAAGACCTTGTCGAAATTTATGCAAATCCTTTAGAAATACATGAAATTTTGACCTATGAAAGTCAATACTCTCTTGGAAGACATTTCTAAGATCTCACTGGCTTTCTAGGCAGCATATTCTGCAAAAACTAATCCCTATGCTACGACTGTCAGTCTTAAAACTTGAGTTTGGAGAGTCTCTTAAGTATTGTCTCGATGTCGGAGAATAGTGGTCGCTCGCTGGACTGGTACGTCCAGCACGATAACATGACCTCATACACTTCCCGTGGACAGTTCTCTGGAGCAGACATCCGGTAACCTAGGGGAATGGATTAAAGATTGTATGAAACCAAAGTAcatcattttcttaacaaaCTCAACAACAGTGATAGTATCATTATACATACAGGTATGCATTTGCATTTACACCCTTCTGTTATTGAACATCACAcgataaaaaaaacattcttcAGACTAAAGGTTTTTGTTGCAAGGTATTACAATTATGACTGCCACTGATGCCATATTGAATATGGCAACCAGTTTGGAACCCAGCACAGCGACTTAAGAAAGAAAAGACTTTTGAAAAGCCGTAAAAGGAAATATTGTTGTAATatttttcaattacatgtacccACAAggattaagcactgtttgcttttCAAAAGCTAGTTTCCAGAATTCTTGTACACTAAAAATGTCCCACCTTTTTAGTATCTACAATCGTGTTTGTCATCAATGGTATTACAGGGTTAGGAGACCAAATGTTGTAACAGTACCATCTTACATACTACAGGGttgcccccccaaaaaagtaaACTTTGATGTACTTGTACAAAGAAAGACATCATCCCAGGATATATCCCCCATAAAAAGCCAGTACAAAATGTGAATTACCATGTTCAATTTTCTCCCTGGCTGCCTGGTTGGTCATTCCTGGATACGGGGTGCTGCCGAGAGAGAACACCTCCCACAGTAGGACCCCAAAACTCCACACATCACTCTCTGTCGTGTACCTCCCTGCAAAAACAGTGTAAACAAATAACTTTGTAttcaaagaaatgaaatcagTGATGTTGACCATAGATTTCAAATATTATACTGTGCGTGTTATGTGAGGCCATACAAGCTTTGCATTACAGGCCTAAGGCCTTATACATTAAAGTTTGCCTGAAACTGCTGCCTTATACCAAGGAATGTTCTCTCACCATAGTTCATAGCCTCTGGTTTTGTCCATCTGGTTGAAATCTGTTTTATTGTAATGAAACCAGTCAGTGAATTGATCAATCCCAGGTACCTGCATTTTGGAGtatacatacagtcatgtaattCTAAAAGCTGAGTGATACAAAAAGTGGTCTCTCACCATAGTTCATTGCCTCTGGTGCAGTCCACTTGATGGGGATCTGTTTCATCCCTCCTGACACGTTGTACACGCCGTCCTCCTCCTCACGTGACATGCCGAAGTCCGAGATCTTCACCGCATTGTTGTTTCCAACCAGGCAGTTCCTTGCCGCAAGGTCCCTGGAAAAAAGAGGCAACAAAAGTAAATTCCGGCTACACCGATTCTTAGATTTTAAAACATCCAACCCTTGTGAGATTGGGAACAACTAGAGGATAAATGGGAaagggagtgtgtgtgtgtgtgtgtgtgtgtgtgtgtgtgtccgtgtgtgtgtgtgtgtgtgtgtgtgtgtgtgtgtgtgtctgtgtgtgtgtgtccgtgtgtgtgtgtgtgtgtgtgtatgtgtgtgtgtgtgcgtgtgaatgATGACTTATCCAGAGCTAGAGATGTGTAACACAGGCTGGgccagagctacatgtatctacttgcTGTcataacagtacatgtacaaatgtacctgtgtATGCAGCTCTTGGCTTCAAGGTAAGCCATTCCTGCAGCGGCATCCAGACTCATCTTGACAAGCTGCACGCTGGTCCGTCGCTATGATAAAGTCCCAATCACTAAGGGGGTATCGGGTTACCGGACGCCTCCGCGGGCTCCCGCGAGCCGATGCCGGCCAGCCTGTGAATCTGTTCAAATGTCATAAATAGTTTCAAAACTATCCCCTCGTTCAAATTAAAGGAAATTTGTGTTGCGTATGCCCCTAATGTCAGCGTTTCGGATCCTGTAGAAAATCTGGGTAAATTTAGGCTTGAGCCCGATGAATGCCGCCTTCTAGAACGGGAATATTAAAACCAGACAACTGATTTTAATTGGCTCCAAAATTTACTGAATATCCTTCATTTTTGCAGTTTACAGAACGTTACCATAAGATAAAACTTTTGTCTTAGGATTTCTTATTTTTCGAATTAGAAATATTCTTGAGATCGGGAAAAAGGCGTAAAATTGCTTGTTTTTGCCTTCCAAGACCCATAATTCAACAATGTCTGCATTTCTAAAAAATCCCTAAGACAGAAACCTCCGGAAAACCGTTGGCTTTATTTCAAGCCGTCAATGAGGCAAATTGGACGCTTTTGGTCCCGATCTAAATATGGTGTTTgcacgcatgtcatgccgcacggataggggtAGGGGGTCACTAATACCGGCGTAAACGTTCATTGAAATATTTTACTTCACTAACAAAGACGTGAGTGGCTTCTTGACATGTTGATTAACCACAGCAAAATTTCAACATCTATTCGTTGTCCAGGAAATGATTTGTATCTGTAAAAAAAGTCGGTTTCCGTTCTGATGTGAGGCACGCAGGTAAAAGGGCCAGTCGGCAAGGAATTTCAGTGGATACTTGCTAATGACCTCAGATAACCCAAAATCGAACACGCGTTCTGTTCGATCGTACGTCAATCATGTCGGATCGAACGTGAAAGAACATGCTTCGGATTCGAAAAAAGTCTGGGACTTTTGAGgcctaatttgaccaccgtgctgATTTGTCGTCAGTGTTCCGCCCTGGTTCCGCAGGAAAGTGAGGAAGTCCCCGTCTATTTGGGAGAGAAACTGTCTATCAATGGTCAAACCCACATTTCCTTTGCATTCACCACATCTACATTAAGTTCATTTTTGGGGTCTCAAAGGATGTCATTAGTAAAAAGACAAAACAGCCGGGAGAACATAATTGTAATcagactgtatctgtatctgtatagccggtacaaccgcccttcggcgtaacacaccagcttcgcaggcacgcggcgcggcagcagctggttatattacactgaacggcctgtcacacctaacttttgctcatctgactgcaattgttctttgaagctatttagtgaaggtgctGTGAAGCCATCTATAATGTATGACAATATATTATGTCATAtactatatatgatatataacatgtaacatctactaaatgaaacataattccaccaggatacataattctgccaccctaaaagatatgtccaaacatatctccaacccaacgtcccccagtataatacactcctgtataaTTTAAACAGTGCAAGTACCTGGGGTGCTTGCACAAGAGATCTcttaaacccactgttttttcaaagtggcaaatctatgtaacccggcagattaatatTAAGGGAGGCTAGCTGTTGCAGCCAGTGGGTCTCTCACATAGTGATACCAAATCACCACTCTTACTAGATCTATTACTGTACTAGTCTCTTATCTCATAGCGTACTTGGTACTAGTTCCATGACGATGTAAATGGGATGGCGTTGTGAGCAGACTCCGATCAGTCTGACGATGTTAGGGTGGTCGTACTGCTTCAGGATACGGGCTTCCATCAGGAACTTGTCCTTCACCTGTAATATATGAAAAGTCAGAATTTGTGGTGTGTTTGATGATTCACTCTAAAGCCGgtgtcacaattcatgcaagcgtcggccgactttgcaGATCTCCCGAAGCTCGCTGAATtacaaaatcgcccgagcgtcgaccatattttcctatgaaaatctcgggcgacgtccgtcgagcactaaaaactaaaaatcccccatgagatggtaccatctcttggacatggacgaagtcagtatcgactaacctggtaaaaggccaatatttgaatcaacttttatttctaa contains these protein-coding regions:
- the LOC136425866 gene encoding tyrosine-protein kinase Fer-like; this translates as MRICYIQSNAEGQFRFEGQAFPTINQLITHQWQSGQPVTKKSGTILASPVKKDKWELSHDDVIIGEKLGRGNFGDVMRGVLKDDKTPVAVKTCRETLPKQVKDKFLMEARILKQYDHPNIVRLIGVCSQRHPIYIVMELVPNGDFLTFLRNQGGTLTTKQLVKMSLDAAAGMAYLEAKSCIHRDLAARNCLVGNNNAVKISDFGMSREEEDGVYNVSGGMKQIPIKWTAPEAMNYGRYTTESDVWSFGVLLWEVFSLGSTPYPGMTNQAAREKIEHGYRMSAPENCPREVYEVMLSCWTYQSSERPLFSDIETILKRLSKLKF
- the LOC136425864 gene encoding E3 ubiquitin-protein ligase TRIM45-like, encoding MAEAVLSQISGEFLECAICLESFKDPKILPCLHTFCKGCLGKFLAKEGDVKGKFPCPTCRTETVLSEGGVAGLKDNFFVLSLRDTVEAQKSLVSKEDDNFHCDVCEEEEASGGCEICEEFLCDECSRAHRRAKRTREHEVIGVAELKEKRLAKMSSIKSKSLPICPNHDDEKLKFFCESCLRPICRGCTVLQHRDHKYGYLANVVGDFRVKIKDTLEAAKPKIDEYRDVASVLAMKQAELDNKSKKAADDIDAAADKETKYFSGLIIGKQTELKEQLATDIAARSKQLSATSDSVESTLGCLSSTVDFSQKVVEHGSDFDVMNVYADVTARLASLLKCPTPDIPDDISDVTFHPQMKRKVREIDLGNIVGATSSITDRPVAEEETVQDQTTVCMKFTTLGATGRLGPTTLGNHYRGHRYEHLVTLHNGIQRFSIPETGTYIIEAAGAAAGWGPFDPNSARGRGAVLRGTFQLKQGEGLKILVGQEGAESESGAGVGGGGGTFVVSPSDNPLIVAGGGGGASGVQTRNPLCDGTVSQNGNKSYGGTVREGGSNGFGAPYNYGGGGLKIQSNCYSTEKGGKAFASGGVGGQGKHNNADGGFGGGEGGCGFGGGGGGGGGYSGGAMGEFCLQSGGGGGGSYNCGEDKSGENGANDEPGYVVITK